From the genome of Hippoglossus stenolepis isolate QCI-W04-F060 chromosome 13, HSTE1.2, whole genome shotgun sequence:
cccagattataaaatgaaatatatattagtaaaaacaaaacacagatagACATATTACAGCACTTAAATCCTAGTATACATTTATCAATGTACCTCAgctcattaaaaacactgttaaCCTTTCTCTTCGTCCGTGTTATTCCCTATGGACTTGTCCTGATGACTGCTTCAATCAACTGGAGCTTAAAGTGGACGAAGCCACTGGTGAGCAGGTCATTATGGCGCCGACATGCTTCCTGGTCCCAAGATGAAAGGTTTGTGTGCAAACACGTGTGGCGAGGGAACTGGGCAGGTGAAGCCCGAGTGTTAAAAGACGTCACGCGGCCCGGTGCATAACCACTTCTGAAATTACACATCAGAGCACTAAAAATAGAcgagcagagcagctgctgacagCGGTTAACGGTGAGATTCTCTATACATGCGCGACATACTCAGACCAGGCCACAAAGAAAACAGGCCCTGGACAAAGCCGTGTTTAACCCACACTCCGCAGCAGGAAATGGCTCAGCAGCGTGTGTACACTGCGCTGAAATGTTTCACAGTGCACCCGGagaaaaatgaaactaaattaagCCACTGACACTGTACACTCTGCAACATCATGTCATTCCCAAAGCCTCCGAACCATCATGTCTACTTTGCAAATGTCAACATCAACAGAATGTGGACCTGAACAGACACTGGCTCCTTATGGAAGGACTTCAGgtccaaaataaaaagaggtgaccaaaaccaaaccaaccaaaGTATTTGACcctttttctatattttatttttctatttttgattagttgtcacatttaaatgttttggatCATCCAACTAATCTTAAtataagataaaaacaatgtgaGTATACACACAATCCAAAAAGTAATTGCCTCCAAAAATCTAGTGACTGGTTCTTCCACCCTGAGCGGAAACAACtgcaattaaaataatttaattcagCCACATTGGAGGATTTTCAAGCATGAATTGTCCGTTTGAGGTCTTGGCAAAGTATCTCAATTTGATTTAAGTTCGGACATGACTAAGCCACTTGGAaactttgactttatttcttGTGAGCCATTCAGAGGTCGACTTGCTTGTGTGCTTCAgatcattgtcctgctgcataAAGATAGATGTTGATAGAGAGCAAATTCATGGTCTCATCATGAAGCAGCTCCAGACCACAACACAACCGCCGTGTTTAATGTTTGGTATGATGTTCTTATTGTGAAACTCTGTGTTAGCTTTATGCCAGATGAAATGTGACCCATGTTTTCCAAAAgcttcctttcttcttcttcttccctaAAAGTGTTATTCCAAAAGTCTTGGGGGTCCACTAGATGTTTTTGTGGCAAATGTAAGATGAGCCTTTGTCTTCATTTTGGATAACAGTGGTTTCTTATTTCTGAATCGTGAACACTGATCTTAACAGAGGCAAGTCAGGCCTGCAGATCTTCAGATCTCGTGGACGAGTCATCAAAGTGCTCGGTCAGTCCTGGAAAGGTTCACCGCTGGTCCACGTTTTGTTCATTTGTAGATTATGGCTCTCGTCATAGTTCACTGGAGTCACAGGAATGGCTTTGTTTCCAAAACGTAAATAAATACCaattggctgtaaataaaagtgggtGATAAGCCCTTGAGAATGGGGGTGACAGATGACTGCACAAtactaaattaattaattaattaataatcacTCAATTAATTGAATTGCATTTGCATGTAACAAGAGCTGTAAAGCATCTACTTCTACCTTAGCTCCCAAACTTGTCTATAACCCCTCATTCATATTGAGCCATGTCTAGtagttttctttaaagtttaGTCATCCCCCAAATAGCCTGAAGCAGCATAAACAGCTTTTTACTGAGCAGCCCCATGTTGCATGTGCAGGTCAGATCATACAGGACCAAGGAAAACCTCTTAAAGCCGACAGTCCACTGGTAGTTCAGGGCCACACACTGATCATAGTCGCACCcgcattttaaaaagcagatggCAAACCCAGTTTAGCCAAATGTGCCACAGGCAGCTGAGGTAGGTAAGGTCTTTCACACCAGTGTCTATTATACAAATGACATGCTAATCACACTGTTGTGATCGTGGCTCCACTTCTTagctgcagctctttgtttAATCGTGAGTAATTAGGTGGCAGGAATGAGCACGAAGCAAACTACTGCGACATTCCTCACACCTCCCCGTCCAAGAGGCTCAGACACTGATAATGAGGTTACAGCATTTCCAAGCGGCAGCAACAACCTCACGCCACATCAGCATGTTTTAGCCTGCTTAGCTGAAAGCGGGCTTATCTGGGACCCTTTCGGGCAAGGCATGCCAGTGTGCTTGGCTGCTTCTATTCCTATCCAGATGCAGCAAGAATGAGGCCTCCCACGACCGACTTTCCGCCTCTTTGACAACCGATACTCTGTTACGATCTGACAACCCGCTTCACACCCCCGCGCAGCAAATGGCGCGGGAGGTTCATGGTGGCCACGGCAGCCGTAGGTCAGGTCAGCTCAAGGTCTTGAGAAATTTTGCGtctgaaaaatattcatttcacacactgtCCCAAGCCACGGCAGAAAAACAACTAGTTATTATACTTTAAAGTTACAGCTGACGTCAGTGGACAGATGGAACAGAAAACAATCGCTGAAAAAGGATATTTactataaatacacattaataGCACCATAATTGTGCCCATAAAACTGCATATGGCAGAAGACGTGTGTGATAAATACGCCACCAAACAAATAATTAACCTCAAGGCTCAGTGGGTGTTTGggacaatacatttttaaataaagattcatAGTTTTCAAGGATTCATGATGTCGTCGTTTGGCTGCAGCACCGTGTGAAAACAGAGACGCTAGAGACAACCGgcccttttccttttcctccagcCCCTCTTCTGGACTAGCGCCCTGTTTTGGACTCATGACCTCTTGGCCAGGAGAATGTAAAACCCAGACCCTGGCTTGAGTTGGCAGAGCTGGACGGTGCTGCCACCTCCTGACTAAACATTTCACTTACAGATTCAGAGCATCATCTCATACTGTCTTCTTTCCTTCAACCACCACTGGTCTTATGTCTCTGTCTGGTGACAGGACAGTAACATTTTAATTGGAGTATTGTTAGATATTATATCATTAAGTCCTGTAGCTACACTGGTAGATCTTACTGGAGATTTGTTTCTCATTTCCCCCACTGCGAATTACCAAACAGTAACCCACAGCCAAATGGGTGACAGCAGTATATCTGATGCTTAACCTTTGTGCTTGttgctgtgggaggaagccaaaGCACACACATAAAACTCAGGCCAACACAGGCGGCTGGGCTCTGTTAGGAAACACTGGCACAACTAGGACTTTTCTAAATCTGGGGCCATAAGGgtccaattatatgtccaacatccatgcacagtGTCTGATTCAGTGAGGTGcatatttaagtcattccttgtttactgttagctctttGATttaaagccacacatcattgaatatgtTTAGAATATAGAATAATAGAGAATACAATCACTTTTCAACTGCCAGTGCCCCCTGGATCCATCCCTTCTTTCTGGAGAACACTAGGTGGCACTTTTATTAGCAGCTGCAAGAATTATGGCTCATCAATTTTACATGTATTGATTGATTTCAACACTTTTGCAGCTAAGAAATACACAGATAAATACATATTTGGAGAGGACATGGGGGTCAAACACAGGGCCATTGTGCTCCGACCTACTGTAAGTGCGATGATCAATAATCAGAGTAATTATACTCTGAGTAAACATTTTCCACCAGTGAGTTACTGcacacagcagcttcatctACATGTCGACTTCCACAACAGAAAGGGAGGCCAGATTTTATCAATGGCCGCTTCTCTAGCATCAACATTACACAGGTTTGTGGTGTTCGATGTTTCCAGTCAGCTGAGCATCTCCAGTGAAAGCAGCTCTTGTTAAATGTCCTGGACGTCTTCTAGCCTAAGGTGAgctctcattcacacactttaTCGACATTTGCTATAGGACTAGGGGCGATTTTGCATTTAATAACTAGTCAAATTTCTAAATTTGATGTAAACATCATCACTGAAGCCACTGGTGTCGTTTTGTCGAGTTGGCCTGGTTTGCAGCTTCCGGAATAAACCGATTCTCcgcagatgaaaacaggaaaaatatcTTGTTCTTAAAACTGAGTTCAAGGATTGACGACTCATGAGAGGCTGAAAGGATCCAGCACCCACTGGCACTTTGCATCTTATTGTATCACATCTCATTACATCTTATTTGACCTCATCTCATCTAAATCGTATCTTATCTCATCGTACTGTATCTTATCCACCATGAACTACTATTTCAAGTAACAACAAGCTAAAGCTTTAGGAACGACCCTCtcggtgacctctgacctgaacATGAAAATGCTTGCAGCCTCACATTAACCCCGCTGACACGGTTCATAGCTTTAAAGGCCAACAGCCTGTGTTTTCCTGATCACTACAACAATCACACATCGTGTCAGACTTCACCAGGACGTCAAAGGATCCTCTGTGTGGCCGGTTTGTGaaagtgaatgaataaataatgagcTGAAGTAGCTCAACGTCCATAAACAACAGTGACAGTCAGCTGTCAGCGCCTGTGGCCCCGCCCCCGTGGACGAATGGACGCATTACTCAACGCAAACTTTGCGCAACACAACTAAGTCACTTTCAGCTTCAGACGCTTGTTTAAAATCACATGTCCTTACTTTGTGTTCCATGTATGACAGCTGCTCTCCACAGCTGGGGCCTACGCCGGGCACAGTGAACTCAGAGCCGGGTCAGAACAGTGAGAAGAACCCGGgggctggtggtgctggtggggTTCTACATGTACGTGGTTGTGTACTGGAACTGGGACCAGTGTAGGTGGGTCTGTgggagcagcagctgacagcAGTGACCCCTCTCCGCCCCGAGTGTCCCGTGTCCCGGTCACAGTGTCATGCGCAGCTGAAAACTTCCAGAAaacttctcccccccccccaacacacacatacacacaaactcacctTCCTCACCGCGagcgtcttcctcctcctcctcctcctccctggtcACTTGCGTTATAATGGACGGAGAAGGGTCCATTGGGTCCGTCGCTCTCACAGCACcgcgttgttttgtttttgttgttgttgttgttgtgttttttttagcgTTAATGTGCAGAAGTCAGTTCCCAGCGGTTAGGGCCAGATTAACAACATGCATGTCACCGCGGCCGCTCCCCGTCTGCAAACACGCATACTGGGCGAAGAAGAACCGCgccgagcgagagagagagaagagctaACTGCGCCGATCAAAGCAAACAATAAATACCTGTTCATTAAAGTTCCAAGTAAAAAGTTACGGTGCACAAGTTTGCTCACGCTAACACGGAGCCGGGCGGTTTCAAGGAAGCCCCGGTCTTAAAGTCACAATACAGGATGTGAGGCTCGTGCACtcacttcagctgcagctcgttTCCTTGTGTCGAGCGTGAATGTTTCTGGTGCTTTGACTCttaattttacttttgataAGTTTCCCGTGTTCGTACAAAGTGCGTGCGAGGGGAAACAACACGTGTTAACGCTTCATTTCCCGctgttcgggggggggggaacacgTGCACGTTTAGTTGGGTTTaagtaaaagttttatttaGTGCGAAGCGTCTGGTTGAACTTCACAGACTTTgagggagtgggggggtggggcgCCTTGAAACCGACCAaccaggaagtgcagtgtttaaAGTGGCCACACAGGGAGGAAGGTAACTGTTACTACTATATCCAACTATTCAGGATGAAAGATCTCCACTAAAAcaaggatttatttattcatttgtttatttatttaatggaTGCAAGCAGGGGCGGAtgttgtgtgtggggggcacaataaacaaacatttctcaaGTTCaagtgggacacacacacacacacatacacacacacattgatataaatattttacataattttatttcaatatcatGTTTAATATCCCATATTACTTACTTGCACTTTTGTTAAGTATTAGTCTCGCtggttattttattataatttctaaTAATTTCTATTCGGcactatattttttattttatttacaatacacattacacttttttaaatctatttttattttcacttatattTATACTATATTGTATACAATGTTGTTTTAGAGTCCCCTCGTGAAATCTGACCGCAGGTGCACGTTTTTCGAACTGTATCTCATTAAATCTTTTTATGGCGACAGATGATGATAAACATGAGCTATAGTACttaataaaaaactatttttcacAGCCTTCATCTTGACATGAGATACAAGGTAAGCGCAGGTGTAACTAATCAATATATGTGACTGagatagattatatatatatatacatgaagTATACTTGCAATGCTTGATTTCAAAATCaagttgtgtatatatactCCCTATGTGTATTGacaactgtaaacacacacagctgggatATGGCTATAACCAGTACCTGAACCTGTAATTCTTCTGATCACAGCTAGGTGGTGGCAGAGACTCTCAGATTGTACACATGAGACTTGATTCATTTCATCACTAGTGTTTACTATTTTTACCCAAAACAAATATTGCACTCACTCTCACAATACACAAAGCACAgtggataataaaaaaaacacactcagtcaGCAAAAAACCTTTAATTGTTCTCATGATTTTATGTACAGCTTTAAACAGGATGTTCATACAGTATGTTGTCCACTGGGTAGCACTGTCAGCACCGGGGGAATTGTGGTGTAGTTCTGAGACCTCATTGGAGGACGTCCACACGAGCAAAGGACTGGTCTGTGCCTAGTTTGTTCTCCACAAACACCTCATACCTGCCAGCATCCGACACCTTAGCATTTTTGATGGTcaggattgtgtttgtgtctccgaCGTCAAAGAAAACCCTGAAACACAACCACGGCACATTTATTCACACcattgtttgtgtatttcctcATGAAAATGCTCTCAAatttcattgtctttccaagtgaGTTGAATTCGCCTACCTGTCGTCTTCTTCAATGTCGTCTCCATCTTTAAGCCACGCGACGTCTGGTGGTGGTTCTCCCCTTATTTCAGCCTTGAGCACGATTGTTGTTCCTCTCTTAGCCTTTAGGTTGTCTGGGCCTTTGGAAACTTTAGCAGGGACTAAGAGAGCAAGATGCAAGAACTCCATTAGTCAGATGATTTATCAAATACTACTGGGTACTGCTTAAGGGAGGTTTCACTTATAGGAGACACTATAGGAATGGAGAGAAACATGtctgatgaggtttctaacttTGGAAAAAGTATTACTGCATTATCCAGGAAATAAGATGTTAAAAGTAAGTTTTTGAAAGTATTTGTACACTTTCGTGGTAAGAGTGACGATCCATACCTCTAACATCTGATTCTGTCTGAAGATAAAACAAgcatatttctcaaaatgttgaattatACCTGAAAGCTGTTTGATTTCTGATCCCACCGTCCCTGATAAATTGGCTTTGACTTTCATTCCCCACTGCAAAGCACAGCAATAACAAACGCTTGCTAAAGTTAGCAGTTTGTTCTCACCCTCCACAAGAATACAAGCAGATCCCGACGTCTGTCCAAAAGGATTCTTGATGGTAACGGTGTATTTTCCCAGATCGGCCAGAACCCCATCTGGAACCACGAGCGCCACGAAATCGGGGTCTTCAAACACGTAGCGATACTTGGGACCGTCCTTCAGCTCTTTGCCGTCCTTGTACCAGACGATGAAAGGATCGGGGAAGGCGCTGACTCTGCACTCCAGCTTTGCGGCGCTGCCCTCGACTAGAACCACATCTTTGAGCTCCTGCAGGATCTTTGGAGGACCTTTCTCCCGCAGCTCTTTACGTGACCTATGTGGGAAACGTAAGAATATAAACatattgatcattatgtgggttcttttctttcaaattaCCCAGTTTATCTGAACAAGTATAAAGGCAAAATTCAAAGACAAGACAACTCTCAAAGAGCTCAAAAGGCACTTTGTCATCAACCAGAATATCTCAgagtagagcacataccaccTCCAAGGCCTAAAAGTCCCCTTACtttcaaccaagctgcaccaaatttcaaagcctcatagatatcagtctcctaaatgtCTCTAACTTATTTGCATTAAGATCTATTCATTATGTCCCcgggaaaacagtgaaaatgttgaaaaacgcctcacaacatctcacaatgttaaagaaagtgaaacgaCTTGGAGATTTTAGTACCGGTGTCCACGATACGAAGCCTGGATTCGGATCGCAGCCTCCTGGACGTGAGGATCGTCGATGTTCAGGGTGCATCCAGGGGGGGGTGCAGCCTTCGTGGACATCTGCAGCAGTCAGAGCTGGTCAGCACTCAcgtaaaacacagagaaacaatgtTCTTTCTCGTCCAATCTACTGTCCTCACTGTAGAAATACTGTTTCAAACGCAACTCACTGTCAGATTTGTCACCTTGGAGATGCACACTGCTCCTGATCGACTCCAGAGTCAATCAGAATAAATGGCCTCATGCTTTATATCTGCaggtctgggggggggggcttgatAGTTCTTCAAGGATCATGACAAACTAATCCTCACCCAGACGTTCCTTCACCTTCTTTGGATATGAGGAAACACTCTAACACACGACAGGCCCGAAGACTGAACACAACAAGTGTTCCGGAGGCATTTTCACATCCTTATTTAGGATTCACATCAAACACTCTGGAGAATCCTCGGAGCAGTTAATAGTTTTGCTGGTGGTTGTTTAAGTAGTGGAGGGAGTGGATTGAAATGTGTGAGTCGTCCCTGGTGGAAACAAGCAGATAATTGCTTGACTTCAGGGTCATTCAGAGGGAGTTGGTGCAGCCTGAGCTGACCACAGACCATTCAAATATCTTTAGTTTCATTAAACTCAAATTCAGCACTAACAGCTTTTCTTTTAACCACCTTTTATACCCACTTGATACAAATGGCTACATCGTATTCGTACATTTGTCATAGTGCCTTTATTGTTAATAGCCTTCACAGCTGTCATGCCTTGTCCATGCCAGATTCAGAAAGTTCAccaaataaaaagcagaagctgtaacaaatacagtcactcaataaataaacaaattgtgAAACACACACGAAGCAGTCACATTCATATAGTCAAAAATAATTCGTGTACCAAACTATtttctctgtgggtctaataTCCATCACGAGGCACTGCAACACATCCCACAAAATACGGCATAGGATTTTAATACAAAATGTGGAGCGTTCAACAActttacttttcaaaacacCCGTCGTCTGCTTACAAGCCGATGTAGTTTAATTTCGTGTGATTGAAAGAACGGAGCCAATACAGTGCACAGAAACTCTGGATTTTATGCAACGTTGCACCATCATGCTGATcttgcatgttttcattcaggTTTAAAACAACTTCATTTGTGTGATTAACTTTACTCTGCATAGGAAAAACGATGAAGCCAAAGAGACAagagagctgcagaaaaaaGTTAGTATTTATCTAGCAATAGCATAAGAATATATAGAGctaataaaataatttcatagAGTTATCAGCAACATCCTTCAGTCAATACACAGAACAAAATAACTCGTAGTTTGATACAAGATGCAGTTTTACACCCAAAAAGACTCAGCGTTGGGGTCTGCATCTCATTTCTTTAAAACTTAATCTACTGTCAAATGACACGTTCTGTGGGAAGCGTGCAAATCTGGGGTTGAAACCAGGACACGTGACATGTGTGCTAATGTCTGACATGTTGGTCTGCAAACTGAATTTGCCCCCACACGGCAAAGCAATACATCAGAAATTATACAACTTTGCCATTTTATTTACCATGAAAGAATGAGGATGAATCAAATCTAATTCTTAAGTGTCATTCTTACGGATAGGCTTCAGGGAACTATAGTCTTCAGAATGAGCCATCCTCAGGAAAAAAGGGGGATATGACTGTAGATATTTTCTCAGATGTGACATTTGGAAACAGACTATAATGCAAAACATTTAGAATCACATGTTAATACGtacaatgtaaaatgtttaaacagcAGTAGGCAACTGAGTCATATTCAATCTACCCAAGGGACAAGTGTCAATACATGTCAACTTTCAGTTTTCAGTATTATCCCTGAAAAGGGCCATGTAATGTGTTTAATTGGTGTGTGAACAGCTTTTTTCTAATGGTTTTAATATCGACCA
Proteins encoded in this window:
- the LOC118119810 gene encoding SPEG neighbor protein, which encodes MSTKAAPPPGCTLNIDDPHVQEAAIRIQASYRGHRSRKELREKGPPKILQELKDVVLVEGSAAKLECRVSAFPDPFIVWYKDGKELKDGPKYRYVFEDPDFVALVVPDGVLADLGKYTVTIKNPFGQTSGSACILVEVPAKVSKGPDNLKAKRGTTIVLKAEIRGEPPPDVAWLKDGDDIEEDDRVFFDVGDTNTILTIKNAKVSDAGRYEVFVENKLGTDQSFARVDVLQ